In Xylanibacter ruminicola 23, a single genomic region encodes these proteins:
- the rmuC gene encoding DNA recombination protein RmuC: MELMIIAIVSVVFGVLVGVWAMQNRQKMLQNQVENLQSQMQHVKDEAQEKLETVLAEKDKACENMIEAKDKACNNLIDAQEKRHQESIAAQETRHQQTLEAQEKRHKEAIAAQEKRQQEALSAQQSRFNETMQKVTAQVKSATEDLLKKRQEEFAAASNENIGQIVNPLKESLDKMKRAMDESTLKQTEMGGEMKSQISIMMRQSEAAKKSADELANVLKHRSKVQGDWGETVLDELLESQGLTRGVHYDVQPYLRDKNGDIIVSDEGSKMRPDVILHLDKQREVIIDSKVSLTAFMDYANAENEEDRDRFLKAHVDSINKHVKELSTKDYSSYIKAPKVKMDYVIMFVPHTGALWTALNAQPDLWRKAMDKNVFIADEQSLFAALRIINLTWTQIAQAQNQEEVFRLANEILDRVGQFMKKYQAIGKALSNATEAYNDGEKKLQPSGQSILQSCGKLIKVGAKQSVRNPLPQLADDGTDVLCA; this comes from the coding sequence ATGGAATTAATGATTATTGCAATTGTGAGTGTTGTTTTTGGCGTGTTAGTGGGAGTTTGGGCTATGCAGAACCGCCAGAAGATGCTTCAGAACCAAGTAGAGAATCTTCAGTCTCAGATGCAACATGTCAAGGATGAGGCTCAAGAGAAACTGGAAACTGTCTTGGCTGAAAAGGATAAGGCCTGTGAGAACATGATTGAGGCTAAGGACAAGGCCTGCAATAACCTGATTGATGCTCAGGAGAAGCGACATCAAGAAAGTATCGCTGCCCAGGAAACGCGTCATCAGCAGACACTTGAAGCTCAGGAAAAGAGGCACAAGGAGGCTATTGCTGCGCAGGAGAAGAGACAGCAAGAAGCACTATCAGCCCAGCAGTCACGCTTCAATGAAACTATGCAGAAAGTTACTGCACAGGTCAAATCGGCTACCGAAGATCTTCTGAAAAAGCGTCAGGAGGAGTTTGCTGCGGCGAGTAATGAGAATATTGGCCAGATTGTAAACCCACTCAAGGAGTCGCTCGACAAGATGAAACGAGCTATGGATGAGAGTACCCTTAAGCAGACAGAAATGGGGGGAGAGATGAAGTCTCAAATTTCTATCATGATGAGACAGAGTGAAGCTGCCAAGAAGAGTGCTGATGAACTTGCAAATGTCCTCAAACACCGTTCAAAGGTACAGGGTGACTGGGGTGAGACTGTTCTCGATGAATTGCTGGAGTCTCAGGGACTTACCAGAGGTGTACATTACGATGTGCAGCCCTATCTCAGAGACAAGAATGGCGACATCATTGTGTCAGACGAAGGTTCGAAGATGCGCCCAGACGTGATACTTCACTTGGATAAACAGCGCGAAGTGATTATCGACTCAAAAGTGTCGTTGACAGCTTTTATGGACTACGCGAATGCAGAGAACGAGGAAGATAGGGATAGATTCCTGAAGGCACATGTCGATAGTATTAACAAACATGTGAAGGAACTGTCAACTAAAGACTACTCTTCATACATCAAGGCGCCCAAGGTTAAGATGGACTACGTCATCATGTTTGTGCCTCACACTGGTGCCCTTTGGACTGCACTGAATGCACAACCCGACCTTTGGCGAAAGGCTATGGATAAGAATGTGTTCATTGCCGATGAGCAGTCGCTGTTCGCTGCACTGCGTATCATCAATCTTACCTGGACTCAGATCGCCCAGGCTCAGAATCAGGAGGAAGTATTCAGACTGGCTAATGAGATTCTCGACAGAGTAGGGCAGTTCATGAAAAAGTATCAGGCTATCGGCAAAGCCTTGAGTAATGCTACTGAAGCCTACAATGATGGCGAAAAGAAGCTGCAGCCCAGCGGTCAGAGCATCCTGCAGTCTTGTGGCAAGCTCATTAAGGTCGGTGCCAAGCAGAGTGTCAGGAATCCATTACCACAGCTTGCTGACGACGGAACTGATGTTTTATGTGCATAG
- a CDS encoding sigma-70 family RNA polymerase sigma factor translates to MSKMHHLLENHAEGFNVYLEQIENNQPLTMEEEQELGRRIMAGDTTARNKLIEANLRFVLTCAIDMATPFVPIEELIAAGNYGLTIAAARYNPSFDNHFCSYAVHHIRRAISEAIRTWTCSVKTPNLLLGLQACLSLDDCHDTDDDNWSRDLIDRIPAAPLSSEMLRDFEETKEGLRSFLSKWYYPSDVNLMMDLAQMVYDGYSVSDLAKKYGLPIRRMKAIIADLREKAILHQLQKAYAKAA, encoded by the coding sequence ATGAGTAAAATGCATCACCTCCTTGAGAATCATGCCGAAGGTTTCAACGTCTACCTTGAGCAAATCGAGAACAATCAGCCTCTCACTATGGAAGAAGAGCAGGAACTGGGCCGCCGCATCATGGCAGGCGACACCACTGCTCGCAACAAGCTCATCGAAGCCAACCTGCGCTTTGTACTCACCTGCGCCATCGACATGGCCACTCCCTTCGTACCCATCGAGGAACTCATCGCAGCTGGCAACTACGGTCTGACCATAGCAGCTGCACGCTACAACCCTTCATTCGATAATCACTTCTGCTCATATGCGGTACACCACATCCGCAGAGCCATCAGCGAGGCCATCAGGACCTGGACATGTTCCGTCAAGACCCCCAATCTCCTTCTGGGGCTTCAGGCCTGTCTGTCGCTTGACGACTGTCACGATACAGATGATGACAACTGGAGCCGCGACCTTATAGACCGCATACCCGCTGCACCATTGAGCAGTGAAATGCTTCGCGACTTTGAGGAAACCAAGGAGGGGCTGCGCTCTTTCCTAAGTAAGTGGTACTATCCCAGCGATGTAAACCTGATGATGGACTTGGCACAGATGGTGTATGACGGGTATTCCGTTTCCGACCTTGCCAAGAAGTACGGGCTGCCCATCAGGAGAATGAAGGCCATCATTGCCGACCTTCGCGAGAAGGCTATTCTGCACCAACTGCAGAAGGCCTACGCAAAGGCGGCGTAA
- a CDS encoding RyR domain-containing protein, which yields MAKQRITNELMSRFYAGKATGEETEMILLAAEQNPDLKEEIEIMMSISNKLADIHISKERTQKVSPANVISMTATYLPMYRLAAKSREYGHDMKAPNDCVVRCEHYLLQQFGIKTTVESLTEQSRGKGWLKVGGTPLHHIGRLLSEFYRLSVVRRYDCEYDLINKELNDGCKIIAVVNADKLYSNNTERNIPNHAVVVLSANDKQVRIYDPQHAQEETHPTTNFMFAWQDSHYYIISVTKRGVRKYNPSPIDASSFKLEGDLEELMEAIAENAHDIWAKARIEDKWTYGDVRDDKHKKHPDLVPYSDLTESEKKYDRIMARGTLELVQRLGYRITKDK from the coding sequence ATGGCTAAGCAAAGAATAACAAACGAACTGATGTCGCGGTTTTATGCAGGAAAAGCAACCGGCGAAGAAACCGAAATGATACTCCTAGCGGCGGAGCAAAATCCCGACCTAAAGGAAGAAATAGAAATCATGATGTCAATATCAAACAAGTTGGCAGATATACACATCAGTAAAGAGCGAACCCAAAAGGTATCGCCTGCAAATGTCATTTCGATGACGGCAACATATCTCCCTATGTACAGGCTGGCGGCCAAAAGCAGAGAGTATGGTCACGACATGAAAGCTCCTAACGATTGCGTGGTTCGTTGTGAACATTACTTATTACAACAATTCGGCATAAAAACTACGGTAGAATCACTTACAGAACAATCACGAGGAAAAGGTTGGCTTAAGGTTGGTGGCACCCCACTACACCATATCGGTAGACTACTGTCAGAATTTTATCGTCTCTCGGTAGTACGCCGCTACGATTGCGAATACGATCTCATTAACAAAGAGTTAAATGATGGATGTAAAATCATAGCAGTTGTAAATGCCGACAAACTATATAGCAACAATACGGAACGGAATATACCTAATCATGCCGTAGTGGTTCTATCTGCCAACGACAAACAGGTACGTATCTACGACCCACAGCATGCCCAGGAAGAAACTCATCCTACTACTAACTTTATGTTTGCATGGCAGGATTCACATTATTATATTATATCTGTAACAAAGCGAGGTGTTCGGAAATACAATCCATCTCCCATTGATGCAAGTAGTTTTAAACTTGAAGGAGATCTAGAGGAGCTAATGGAAGCCATAGCCGAAAATGCTCATGACATTTGGGCAAAAGCCAGAATAGAAGATAAGTGGACATATGGTGACGTACGCGATGACAAACATAAGAAACACCCTGACCTTGTTCCCTACAGCGATCTAACTGAAAGTGAAAAGAAATACGATCGTATTATGGCACGAGGCACTCTCGAACTTGTGCAGCGTCTAGGGTATAGAATCACAAAAGATAAATAA
- a CDS encoding DUF2225 domain-containing protein, whose amino-acid sequence MKTIKIFLASSEEMDYDRMAFGNLVRRLDNMYEKRGIRIKLFEWEDYDSAYNDKRKQDEYNDYVRQSDIFLALFHKKAGEFTVEEFNIASDEFKEKSSPKVYTYCKDLKPGEEETPELKEFKKRLFDEMGHYWCRYDNRESLQFQFVMQLQLVESSQMDNVKVEDGVVTINGLPFAKMENLKFAAANEDFLRMQTDIHELRKEIEEMQIELEKKQRRLDTKKAKLEETPDDEDCQEDYNYIKKDVEKLIDNLQPKLNKYNKLKEDFAQHQELLFNTAKRVAKLQGEEINDRIRRAMDALNEGLVREANTILNEAEEDAKCLLNEYKQSKEITEQKRQNLIISIKELSLKATSIMADASILIDERIKQAEEIYKLADAIAQEINYDQDKYIDFFWEYSGFLRDHAIFDNAIEIHNRQIKMCEDFHGKVHPDTARSYNNIGIVNDCLGNYDKALKYFEQALNIREKILGKEHPDTVRTYSNIGIVYYDFGNYDKALEYHKHALDIREKVLGKEHLDTADSYNNIGLVYFDFGNYDKALEFHKKALDIREKVLGKDHLDTTGSYNNIGIGYYHLGNYDKALEYHKHALEICEKVLGKEHPNTAMAYTNIGLVYLELGDYNKALEYQKQALNILEKVLGKEHLGTARLYSNIGNVYSEIGNYDKALEFHKKALYIREKILGKEHSDTAGSYNNIGNVYKDIGNYDHALEFHKKALDIREKVWDKEHPDTASSYNNIGNTYNDLGNYDKALECHKHALDICEKVLGKEHPNTAMAYNNIGNVYNNLGNYDKALEYYKQALEIRKKVHGKDHPDTASSYYNIGVLYKDIGNYDHALEYYMIALEIREKVLGAEHPDTVRTYRKLGHLYLNIGDNNLASQWLEKAATLGDTNAQFYIGHMYEIGKGVEKNYVVAAEWYSKAAEQGDARAQYNLGLIYEYGKGIEPNLDKAIELYRMAAEQSHVLAQNQLGVKYRLGQGVEQNGEKAFDLIYKAAEGGYSVAQNNLGWMYANGCGTEQNYEKAIEWYKKSAENGYKKAYNGIAWTLHLSGRYEEALPWAEKAVAAFPETPYIIDTLASVYQDLGRYDEALEEFELCLKLKHEQNESDDSIHQTEEKIATLKELMKNG is encoded by the coding sequence ATGAAGACTATCAAGATATTCCTGGCATCATCAGAGGAAATGGATTACGATCGAATGGCGTTCGGTAATCTGGTTCGTCGTTTGGATAATATGTATGAGAAACGTGGCATTCGAATAAAACTGTTTGAATGGGAAGACTATGATTCTGCCTATAATGATAAACGTAAACAGGACGAATACAACGATTATGTACGACAGAGTGATATCTTCTTAGCCTTATTCCACAAGAAAGCAGGAGAGTTTACTGTAGAGGAGTTCAATATAGCTTCAGATGAATTCAAAGAAAAATCATCTCCAAAGGTATATACATATTGCAAAGATTTGAAACCAGGAGAAGAAGAAACACCCGAACTGAAGGAATTCAAAAAAAGACTCTTTGACGAGATGGGGCACTACTGGTGTCGCTATGACAATCGCGAAAGCCTTCAGTTCCAGTTTGTAATGCAGTTGCAGTTGGTTGAAAGCAGCCAGATGGATAATGTGAAGGTAGAAGATGGCGTTGTAACCATCAATGGCCTTCCATTTGCCAAAATGGAGAATCTCAAATTTGCTGCAGCTAACGAAGATTTTCTCAGAATGCAGACTGACATTCATGAACTTCGCAAAGAAATTGAGGAGATGCAAATTGAACTTGAAAAGAAACAAAGAAGACTAGATACCAAAAAGGCAAAGTTAGAAGAAACCCCTGATGACGAAGACTGTCAGGAGGATTATAATTATATAAAAAAGGATGTAGAAAAGCTGATTGATAACCTCCAACCCAAGCTTAACAAATACAATAAGTTGAAGGAAGATTTTGCCCAACATCAAGAACTATTGTTTAATACAGCGAAACGTGTTGCAAAATTACAAGGAGAAGAGATTAATGATCGTATACGTCGAGCAATGGATGCTCTTAACGAAGGGCTAGTACGTGAAGCCAACACAATTCTCAATGAAGCAGAAGAAGATGCTAAATGCCTATTGAACGAGTATAAACAAAGCAAGGAGATAACAGAACAGAAACGACAGAATCTTATTATATCTATCAAAGAGTTGTCACTCAAGGCAACTTCTATTATGGCAGATGCTAGTATTCTTATTGATGAACGCATCAAACAGGCAGAAGAAATCTACAAACTTGCCGATGCAATTGCACAGGAGATAAACTATGATCAAGATAAATATATCGATTTCTTTTGGGAATATTCAGGTTTCCTTCGTGACCATGCCATTTTCGACAATGCAATAGAAATACACAACAGACAAATAAAGATGTGTGAAGATTTCCATGGCAAGGTGCATCCTGACACAGCCCGCTCATATAACAACATCGGTATCGTAAACGATTGTTTGGGTAATTACGACAAAGCACTGAAGTATTTCGAACAAGCTTTGAATATCCGAGAAAAAATCCTGGGTAAGGAACATCCTGACACGGTACGCACATATAGCAATATTGGTATCGTATATTATGATTTCGGCAATTACGACAAGGCTTTGGAATATCACAAGCATGCTTTGGATATCCGAGAGAAAGTTCTAGGCAAGGAACATCTTGACACAGCCGACTCATACAACAACATCGGTCTTGTTTACTTTGATTTCGGAAATTATGACAAGGCACTGGAGTTTCATAAGAAGGCTTTGGATATCCGAGAGAAAGTCTTGGGCAAGGACCACCTTGACACAACCGGTTCGTATAACAACATCGGCATCGGATACTACCATCTAGGCAATTATGACAAGGCTCTGGAATATCATAAGCATGCTTTAGAAATCTGCGAGAAAGTCCTTGGCAAGGAGCATCCTAATACAGCTATGGCATATACCAACATTGGACTCGTATACTTAGAACTCGGCGATTACAACAAGGCATTGGAGTATCAAAAGCAGGCTTTGAATATTCTTGAGAAAGTTCTGGGCAAAGAACACCTTGGTACAGCACGCTTATATAGCAACATCGGCAACGTATACTCTGAGATCGGCAATTACGACAAGGCATTGGAGTTTCATAAGAAGGCATTATATATTCGAGAGAAAATTCTGGGCAAGGAGCATTCTGATACAGCTGGATCATATAACAACATCGGCAACGTATACAAAGATATCGGCAATTACGACCATGCACTGGAGTTTCACAAGAAGGCTTTGGATATCCGAGAGAAAGTCTGGGACAAGGAACATCCTGACACGGCAAGTTCATATAACAATATCGGTAACACATATAATGATCTCGGAAATTATGACAAAGCGCTGGAATGTCATAAGCATGCTTTAGACATCTGCGAGAAAGTCCTTGGCAAGGAACATCCTAATACAGCTATGGCATATAACAACATTGGCAACGTATACAATAATCTCGGAAATTACGACAAGGCACTGGAGTATTACAAGCAGGCCTTGGAAATCCGAAAGAAAGTCCATGGCAAGGATCATCCTGACACGGCAAGCTCATATTACAACATCGGTGTCTTATACAAAGATATCGGCAATTACGACCATGCACTGGAGTATTACATGATAGCATTAGAAATAAGAGAAAAAGTACTGGGGGCAGAACATCCAGACACAGTTAGAACATATAGAAAGCTAGGACACCTCTATCTAAATATTGGCGATAACAATTTGGCAAGCCAATGGCTTGAGAAAGCAGCTACTCTTGGAGATACAAATGCACAGTTTTATATTGGTCATATGTATGAAATAGGTAAAGGAGTTGAGAAAAATTACGTAGTTGCAGCAGAATGGTATAGTAAAGCTGCTGAACAAGGAGACGCCAGAGCACAATATAATTTGGGATTAATCTATGAATATGGTAAAGGAATAGAACCTAATCTTGATAAAGCGATTGAATTATATCGTATGGCTGCTGAACAAAGCCATGTATTAGCTCAGAATCAATTAGGAGTAAAATACAGATTAGGGCAAGGTGTGGAACAAAATGGCGAGAAAGCCTTTGATTTAATTTATAAAGCCGCAGAAGGAGGTTACTCTGTCGCTCAAAATAATCTCGGCTGGATGTATGCGAATGGGTGTGGTACAGAACAAAATTATGAAAAGGCCATTGAATGGTATAAGAAATCAGCTGAGAATGGCTATAAAAAAGCATATAATGGAATTGCATGGACTCTCCATTTGTCAGGACGATACGAAGAAGCCCTGCCTTGGGCAGAGAAAGCTGTTGCGGCATTCCCTGAAACGCCTTATATTATAGACACTTTAGCATCTGTCTATCAAGACCTTGGTCGTTATGACGAGGCTCTTGAAGAGTTTGAGTTGTGCTTGAAACTCAAACATGAGCAAAACGAATCAGATGACAGCATTCATCAAACAGAAGAAAAGATTGCAACACTGAAAGAATTGATGAAGAATGGTTAA